Proteins encoded by one window of Ralstonia sp. RRA:
- the blaOXA gene encoding OXA-22 family class D beta-lactamase, with protein sequence MMKLRHAATGALLAALATFAHAERTICTIVADAATGKVVLHEGQCAERVTPASTFKLALAVMGYDHGFLKDEHAPIEHMKAGDPDWGGEAWHQPIDPRLWLKYSVVWYSQRITHAMGAQTLHAYLRKFDYGNMDASGDPGKNNGLDRSWITSSLKISPEEQVSFMRKIVNRQLPVSAHTYEMVDRTVQSWPVPGGWTVQGKTGTAGPGPGNTSPDGTWDQAHAYGWFVGWAKKGTGDDSRTYVFANLIQDNKVEPTSGGLRSRDALLARLPQLLAFPRH encoded by the coding sequence ATGATGAAACTCCGTCACGCCGCGACCGGCGCCCTGCTGGCCGCGCTTGCCACCTTTGCCCATGCCGAGCGCACGATCTGCACGATCGTTGCCGATGCCGCCACCGGCAAGGTCGTTCTGCACGAGGGCCAGTGCGCCGAACGTGTCACGCCCGCGTCCACCTTCAAGCTGGCGCTGGCCGTCATGGGTTACGACCACGGTTTCCTGAAAGACGAGCACGCCCCCATCGAGCACATGAAGGCTGGCGACCCCGATTGGGGTGGCGAGGCCTGGCACCAGCCCATCGACCCCAGGCTGTGGCTCAAGTACTCCGTGGTCTGGTATTCGCAGCGCATCACGCATGCGATGGGTGCGCAGACGTTGCATGCGTATCTGCGCAAGTTCGACTACGGCAACATGGACGCGAGCGGCGACCCCGGCAAGAACAACGGCCTGGACCGCTCGTGGATCACCTCGTCGCTGAAGATCTCGCCAGAGGAGCAGGTGAGCTTCATGCGCAAGATCGTCAATCGCCAATTGCCGGTGTCTGCGCATACGTACGAGATGGTGGACCGTACGGTGCAGAGCTGGCCGGTGCCGGGTGGCTGGACTGTGCAGGGCAAAACGGGCACTGCTGGGCCGGGCCCCGGCAATACGTCGCCTGATGGCACGTGGGATCAGGCGCACGCTTACGGCTGGTTTGTCGGCTGGGCGAAGAAGGGCACGGGTGACGACAGTCGGACCTACGTGTTTGCAAACCTGATCCAGGACAACAAGGTTGAACCGACATCGGGAGGCCTGCGCTCGCGCGATGCACTGCTGGCACGCCTGCCGCAACTACTAGCCTTTCCGCGCCACTGA
- a CDS encoding MFS transporter, translated as MDGMTLQHVHPNAVQRKRLVLCVLSMAVLVAQIDTAVVNLAVRPIGQFFHAGVGPLQWVIDAYNLAYATLLLTGGLLADLYGRRRAFVSGAVVFSVASVLCALAPSINWLIGARALAGLGASLMLPASLAILRVVWRDPVERGHALGVWAACNGLAMTIGPTVGGLLVTHFGWSSVFWVVVPASVAAMVLALRVVPESSDATRRRFDALAQVLGAIVLGGLALAAIEAHQDWRLAVCVLAVALGALVWFIHVEARHGSAALVPLDLFRIRDFRGAVVATAGMTFGMYGALFLLPLMWQSTGRLSVTGAGIALMPMAVVFMVVSPTSGVVVRRFGARFAMAGGVGIIALGLLALGGFAGDASIVPTAIGLALTGLGMGFATGPLMNTAVGAVGPERSGTASALVNVARMSGATLGVAILGAVYAVSGGGAQGLRMAMLGGGMVQLVCAAVAWLHGAARR; from the coding sequence ATGGATGGCATGACGCTGCAGCATGTGCACCCGAACGCCGTGCAGCGCAAACGGCTGGTGCTGTGCGTGTTGTCGATGGCCGTGCTGGTCGCGCAGATCGACACCGCCGTGGTCAACCTGGCCGTGCGCCCGATCGGCCAGTTCTTTCATGCGGGTGTTGGCCCGCTGCAGTGGGTGATCGACGCCTACAACCTTGCCTACGCCACGCTGCTGCTCACCGGCGGCTTGCTGGCCGACCTGTATGGGCGGCGCCGTGCGTTCGTATCGGGAGCGGTGGTGTTTTCTGTGGCTTCCGTGCTGTGTGCGCTGGCGCCGTCCATCAACTGGCTGATTGGCGCACGGGCACTGGCCGGGTTGGGGGCATCGCTGATGCTGCCGGCGTCATTGGCGATCCTGCGGGTGGTGTGGCGTGACCCGGTTGAGCGCGGGCACGCACTGGGTGTCTGGGCCGCGTGCAATGGCCTGGCCATGACGATCGGCCCGACGGTGGGCGGCTTGCTCGTCACGCACTTCGGCTGGAGTTCGGTGTTCTGGGTGGTGGTGCCGGCGAGCGTGGCTGCCATGGTGCTGGCCCTGCGCGTAGTGCCGGAATCGTCGGATGCCACGCGCCGCCGCTTCGATGCATTGGCGCAAGTGCTGGGCGCCATCGTGCTCGGCGGCTTGGCGTTGGCCGCCATTGAAGCGCATCAGGACTGGCGCTTGGCTGTCTGCGTGCTGGCGGTGGCCCTCGGTGCGCTTGTGTGGTTCATCCATGTTGAAGCGCGTCATGGCAGTGCGGCGCTGGTGCCGCTGGATCTCTTTCGCATCCGTGACTTCCGGGGCGCCGTGGTCGCGACGGCAGGCATGACCTTCGGCATGTACGGCGCGCTCTTCCTGCTGCCGTTGATGTGGCAAAGCACCGGGCGCTTGAGCGTGACCGGCGCGGGTATCGCGCTAATGCCGATGGCGGTGGTGTTCATGGTGGTGTCGCCCACGTCGGGCGTGGTGGTACGTCGCTTTGGCGCGCGGTTTGCGATGGCCGGCGGCGTGGGCATCATCGCGCTGGGTTTGCTCGCGCTGGGCGGGTTTGCGGGTGACGCATCCATCGTGCCGACGGCCATCGGGCTGGCGCTGACCGGGCTGGGCATGGGCTTTGCCACCGGGCCATTGATGAACACTGCCGTGGGGGCGGTCGGGCCGGAGCGTTCCGGCACGGCCTCTGCGCTCGTCAACGTTGCACGCATGAGTGGCGCGACACTGGGCGTGGCGATTCTGGGTGCGGTGTACGCCGTGAGCGGTGGTGGTGCGCAGGGCTTGCGCATGGCGATGCTGGGTGGGGGCATGGTGCAGCTTGTTTGCGCCGCCGTGGCCTGGCTGCACGGTGCCGCGCGCCGCTGA
- a CDS encoding glutathione S-transferase family protein — MPLQLTLVSHPLCPYVQRAAIVLREKGVPFTRRDIDLADKPDWFLRISPLGKTPVLLAGDTPIFESAVICEYLDEAQTRPEAPRLHPEAPLARAQHRAWMEFGSAVLNGIAAFYTAPDDAALAARAQDLRRRFTQLEAELGDGPYFDGARFCMVDAVFGPVFRYFDVFDTIDAFGVLDDLPKVGAWRSALTVRPSVRDAVGADYAARLRTFLLTRGSALSRRTVAGTVN, encoded by the coding sequence GTGCCATTGCAACTCACCCTCGTCAGCCATCCGCTGTGCCCATACGTGCAGCGCGCCGCCATCGTCCTGCGCGAGAAAGGCGTGCCGTTCACGCGTCGCGACATCGACCTCGCAGACAAGCCCGACTGGTTTCTGCGTATCTCGCCGCTGGGCAAGACGCCCGTGCTATTGGCGGGCGATACGCCCATCTTCGAATCCGCCGTCATCTGCGAATACCTGGATGAAGCCCAGACACGGCCCGAAGCGCCACGCCTGCACCCCGAGGCGCCGCTGGCCCGCGCGCAGCATCGTGCATGGATGGAGTTCGGTTCCGCTGTGCTGAACGGCATTGCTGCGTTCTACACCGCGCCCGATGATGCAGCGCTTGCTGCGCGTGCCCAAGACCTGCGTCGGCGCTTTACGCAACTGGAGGCCGAGTTGGGCGACGGTCCTTACTTTGATGGCGCACGCTTTTGCATGGTCGATGCCGTGTTCGGACCCGTGTTCCGCTACTTCGACGTGTTCGACACGATTGATGCGTTTGGTGTGTTGGATGACCTGCCGAAAGTCGGTGCATGGCGCAGCGCACTAACGGTTCGACCTTCTGTGCGCGATGCCGTGGGTGCGGACTACGCCGCGCGTCTACGCACATTCCTGCTGACGCGAGGCTCCGCATTGTCGCGACGGACGGTCGCAGGTACGGTCAATTGA
- a CDS encoding helix-turn-helix domain-containing protein, whose product MILTGRPSLASRSAPLAATRLEEAKRLLELTALPIETIALQAGFGSVQVLRSHFRKTLRLSPREYRASFAPPSARAQASR is encoded by the coding sequence ATGATCTTGACCGGGCGTCCAAGCCTCGCCAGCCGAAGCGCACCGCTCGCAGCAACGCGACTGGAAGAAGCCAAGCGTCTGCTGGAACTGACTGCCCTGCCCATCGAAACCATTGCCCTTCAGGCGGGCTTTGGCAGCGTGCAGGTCTTGCGGAGTCATTTTCGCAAGACGTTGAGACTGTCACCTAGGGAGTACCGTGCGTCGTTTGCGCCACCGTCCGCGCGGGCACAAGCGTCGCGATAG
- a CDS encoding winged helix-turn-helix domain-containing protein, protein MSHLNSFSGTAFLIADPARAAMLTALLDGRALPAGELAHAAGVTAQTASTHLAKLLDGGLLAVETEGRHRYFRLAGGHVAQALEHLAAITPAAAVRRTAPSPKARELGFCRCCYDHLAGQVGVAVTQALQSHGYLLPLPDKQYEISTAGVIWFGDMGLDVRGIRPTRRGLARQCLDWTERTHHLAGPLGVQFLHRLCDAGWMLRSRNSRAVLVTPKGWQELHQRLGLDEATVRSEAEHRHA, encoded by the coding sequence ATGTCGCATCTGAACAGCTTTTCCGGCACGGCCTTCCTGATCGCCGACCCAGCACGCGCCGCCATGCTCACAGCACTGCTCGACGGGCGCGCGCTACCAGCGGGCGAACTGGCGCATGCCGCCGGCGTCACTGCGCAGACGGCCAGCACGCACCTGGCCAAGCTGCTCGACGGCGGCCTGCTGGCGGTGGAAACGGAAGGGCGGCACCGGTACTTCCGGCTGGCTGGCGGGCACGTGGCGCAGGCGCTGGAGCACCTTGCCGCCATCACACCCGCGGCAGCCGTGCGGCGTACGGCGCCCAGCCCCAAGGCACGCGAACTGGGCTTTTGCCGCTGTTGCTACGACCATCTTGCCGGTCAAGTTGGCGTGGCCGTCACACAAGCGCTGCAGTCACACGGCTATCTGCTGCCGCTGCCCGACAAGCAATACGAGATCAGCACAGCGGGCGTGATTTGGTTTGGCGACATGGGGCTCGACGTGCGCGGCATCCGCCCAACCCGGCGTGGGCTGGCGCGGCAATGCCTGGATTGGACCGAGCGCACGCATCACCTGGCGGGGCCGCTGGGCGTGCAGTTCCTGCATCGGCTGTGTGACGCAGGCTGGATGCTGCGCTCGCGCAACTCACGTGCGGTGCTGGTCACCCCCAAAGGCTGGCAGGAGCTGCACCAGCGCCTGGGCTTGGATGAAGCAACGGTGCGCAGCGAGGCCGAGCACCGTCATGCGTGA